The following proteins are encoded in a genomic region of Mycobacterium sp. SMC-4:
- the eccB gene encoding type VII secretion protein EccB, with product MAGSNESEKQRPPRRRGTGLTYASLEQVAAWRFLWHRMAVAVARHSVRLVHDPSKNYGASTLVGVVIAALALGVCFVLAWLRPAGQIGESKLVADRASGALYVDIGGTMHPVLNLASARLILGQDASPKLVPMAQIEDRPMGPMVGIIGAPNDLAPRTPQTTGWGLCDRLGSGGPQSKPSVTVLAGDLELGDWSHEMHSPQAVLMNYGGSVYLVTDGHRSSIDLADRPVMLALGIQAGGVRPAPMSKALFEALIPTAPLRVPAVPNPGGPVGYATTQLPVVSGSVVRSVSADGQQQFFVALPAGMQLIPETVALMLSNADPSGQGRVLEAAPHIVADAPQAVGFDVSKYPRGPLTLLDKAVEPVTCVVWSKDANEAQASVRTVSGRRLPIPVSEEPKVMRMVSGQANDAADAVYLGSGSANFVQVTGVEPDSPRRESLWWIGDTGVRFGIDVAGQGNSTQQALGLKDTTPTRAPWTVIRWLPAGPLLSEQAARVERDTVINIPGQRLQSEGN from the coding sequence GTGGCGGGATCGAACGAATCTGAGAAGCAGCGGCCGCCGCGGCGGCGTGGCACCGGGCTGACGTATGCCTCGTTGGAGCAGGTCGCCGCGTGGCGGTTTCTGTGGCATCGGATGGCGGTCGCGGTGGCTCGACATTCGGTGCGCCTGGTGCACGATCCGTCGAAGAACTACGGGGCGTCGACCCTGGTAGGTGTGGTGATTGCTGCGCTGGCGCTCGGGGTGTGTTTTGTGTTGGCGTGGCTGCGGCCCGCCGGCCAGATCGGGGAGTCCAAGCTGGTGGCCGATCGCGCCAGTGGGGCACTGTATGTCGATATCGGCGGAACGATGCACCCAGTCCTGAACTTGGCGTCGGCCCGTCTGATCCTGGGCCAGGATGCGTCTCCCAAGCTAGTACCGATGGCTCAGATCGAGGACCGTCCGATGGGTCCGATGGTCGGGATCATCGGCGCCCCTAATGACTTGGCTCCGCGCACCCCGCAGACCACCGGGTGGGGTTTGTGCGACAGGCTCGGCTCCGGTGGACCGCAGAGTAAGCCCTCGGTCACGGTGCTCGCCGGCGACTTGGAGTTGGGTGATTGGTCGCACGAGATGCATTCACCGCAGGCGGTGCTGATGAACTATGGCGGCTCGGTGTATCTGGTGACCGATGGCCACCGATCGTCGATCGACCTCGCAGATCGTCCGGTCATGTTGGCACTGGGTATTCAGGCCGGTGGTGTGCGGCCCGCGCCGATGTCGAAGGCCCTGTTTGAGGCTTTGATTCCTACTGCGCCTTTGCGGGTTCCGGCGGTGCCCAATCCTGGCGGGCCTGTCGGGTACGCCACGACGCAGCTGCCAGTCGTGTCGGGGTCGGTGGTGCGCTCGGTATCCGCTGATGGGCAGCAGCAGTTCTTTGTGGCCTTGCCTGCCGGCATGCAGTTGATTCCCGAAACGGTGGCGTTGATGTTGAGCAACGCCGACCCATCTGGTCAGGGCCGGGTGCTTGAAGCGGCACCGCACATAGTTGCTGACGCGCCGCAGGCGGTGGGCTTCGATGTCTCGAAGTATCCCCGGGGTCCCCTGACATTGTTGGACAAGGCGGTGGAGCCCGTCACGTGCGTGGTGTGGAGCAAGGACGCCAATGAGGCGCAGGCCAGCGTAAGGACGGTCTCGGGGCGTCGGCTACCTATCCCGGTCAGTGAGGAGCCCAAGGTGATGCGGATGGTCTCTGGACAGGCCAACGATGCTGCCGATGCGGTCTATCTGGGCTCCGGTAGCGCGAATTTTGTTCAGGTCACGGGTGTGGAGCCAGACTCGCCGCGTCGTGAGTCGTTGTGGTGGATAGGCGATACCGGGGTTCGGTTCGGGATTGATGTCGCGGGGCAGGGCAATTCCACACAGCAGGCCTTGGGGTTGAAGGACACGACGCCGACGCGGGCTCCGTGGACGGTGATCCGATGGCTGCCGGCGGGCCCACTGTTGTCGGAGCAGGCGGCGCGTGTGGAGCGGGACACGGTGATCAACATTCCGGGCCAGCGGTTGCAGAGCGAGGGGAACTGA
- a CDS encoding cell division protein FtsK, whose translation MTKQGFDKEKVRSPELGERSLTLPELAELVRPPQSRPPMWVWILVFVIAVVTLLVIMIRSGARTMGMGGLFILPIMLMSVFMMMRNRGGGQNEKARPAALAASRVDYARTLDELREDVHEGARAQAREIAYHHPNPSEGALLTLVGTARMWERSPNDRNFGHVRIGVGVTRLRTKILPPQKVPPPEFRETATAIAARDFLLTQNVVHDVARPLHLFDQMGWSFFTAEDDQRPIVQGLLRAMVCQLCAFHGPDVVRLAIISDDEAAWQGAKWLPHVGDPVLVDASGPVRMIYSDVGEFMDRHGTALQSKGPWSARMEGMPPPDDHMVVVVDSPGANCAPLLGVLKSGDLGEPVDAMGFAGLCVLEATGDTFSALATSATAFVLDDQASLLRAEEVL comes from the coding sequence ATGACCAAGCAGGGATTCGATAAGGAGAAGGTGCGCTCGCCGGAGCTTGGTGAGCGCAGCCTGACATTGCCCGAGCTGGCTGAATTGGTGCGTCCGCCGCAGTCTCGGCCGCCCATGTGGGTGTGGATCTTGGTGTTCGTCATCGCCGTGGTGACGTTGTTGGTCATCATGATCCGTAGCGGAGCGCGCACGATGGGTATGGGCGGCCTGTTCATTCTGCCGATCATGCTGATGTCGGTGTTCATGATGATGCGCAACCGCGGGGGCGGGCAGAATGAGAAAGCACGGCCGGCGGCATTGGCGGCCAGCCGGGTAGATTATGCGCGCACTCTCGATGAGTTGCGTGAAGATGTCCATGAGGGCGCCCGGGCGCAGGCCCGCGAGATCGCCTACCACCATCCCAACCCCTCTGAGGGTGCGCTGTTAACTCTGGTCGGCACAGCCCGAATGTGGGAGCGCTCCCCGAATGACCGGAACTTCGGGCACGTGCGTATCGGCGTCGGCGTAACACGGCTGAGGACGAAAATACTTCCTCCCCAGAAGGTTCCGCCGCCAGAGTTTCGGGAGACGGCCACGGCAATTGCCGCCCGCGATTTCTTGTTGACACAGAATGTGGTCCACGACGTCGCTCGGCCGCTGCATTTGTTTGACCAGATGGGGTGGTCGTTCTTTACCGCCGAGGATGATCAGCGCCCGATCGTTCAGGGATTGCTTCGCGCGATGGTCTGCCAGCTGTGCGCGTTCCATGGTCCGGATGTGGTGCGGTTGGCGATCATCAGCGATGACGAGGCGGCGTGGCAGGGCGCTAAATGGCTTCCCCACGTGGGTGATCCGGTTCTCGTTGATGCCTCCGGGCCGGTGCGGATGATCTATTCCGATGTGGGGGAGTTTATGGATCGGCATGGAACTGCGCTGCAATCAAAGGGTCCGTGGTCAGCCCGCATGGAGGGGATGCCACCTCCCGACGATCACATGGTGGTAGTGGTGGACTCGCCGGGGGCGAACTGCGCTCCACTGCTCGGGGTGCTCAAGAGCGGTGACCTCGGTGAGCCGGTAGACGCGATGGGGTTCGCCGGTTTGTGTGTGTTGGAGGCCACCGGAGATACGTTCTCAGCATTGGCGACATCGGCAACAGCATTCGTCCTTGATGACCAGGCCAGCTTGCTGCGCGCCGAGGAGGTGCTGTGA